CGTACCCGCGTCTTTGACTGTGGTCGTTTGATCCGGAAGCCAGAGGGTCGGTGAGCAAGGGTGCGCGAGCAAATAATACTAGCTTGTACTGACTGCAAGCAACGCAATTACACGTCAATGAAGGACAAGAGAAAGCATCCGGATAGGATCGAACTGAAGAAGTACTGTCCTTTTTGTCGTGTTCACACCTTACACAAGGAAACAAGATAACCGCCCCTGCATTGGGAGCGGGCTCTTGGAGCGGGCGGGCTCACCAGGCTCCGAGCGTACATGTCCCGGGAAGGCCTGTAGCTCTAACGGCTAGAGCACCGGACTCCAAATCCGGGTGTTGGGGGTTCGAATCCCTCCAGGCCTGCCAGACTATGATGGCCCGCTGGACGACCGATGAGAGTTGAAGTCGGATCCGGGGCCTGAAACAAGGAATAAGGAAGAGGAATTTGAAACAGTTCATCGAAAGGCTGAAGGTTTTCGTCAAGGAAGTTCGTCTTGAGATGTCGAAGGTCACGTGGCCGACCAGGGGTGAGCTACAAGACTCCACGATCGTGGTAATCGTTTCGGTCGTAGTGATCTCAGCTTTCATAGGCGTGATTGACTGGATTCTCTACTCGATGGTCAAACTCGCCTTCTAGCGACTGGGAGGGGCAAACGGAAGCGCAAGGGTCTGAAACCGGCAGCGAAAGTGTCAGCGAACGCGAGACTGTCACTGCAAAGCAGTGGTACGTAGTACACACATATTCCGGCCACGAAAACAAGGTCAAGACCAACATGGAGAGAGCCATCCACTCCAGGGGTCTTACCGAGAGTTTCGGCCAGATTCTTGTTGCCACTGAAGACTTTGCTGAGATGAAGAATGGAAAGAAAACAATCACGAAGCGAAAGACCTTTCCAAGCTACGTGCTTGTCGAGATGGAAATGACTAATCAGACCAGGGAGTTGGTCACCAACATACCTGGCGTTACGGGTTTTGTCGGCACGGGGCGAGACCCGCTTCCCTTGAAACAAGAGGAAGTGAGAAGGGTCCTTGGGCTTGATGCTGAGGGGAAAGCTGCGAAAGTCACTCCCGCGATACCTTTCAAGATCGGGGAACATGTGAAGGTAGTAGACGGCCCCTTCAGCGACTTCACGGGGATTGTTGACGAGATAAATCCGGAACGGGGGAAAGTCAAGGTCATGGTGAGCATATTTGGGAGAGCTACCCCAGTTGAGCTTGACTTTCTCCAAGTTCAAAGTATTTAGGATTCACGTTGCGCTCCTTCGGGGGGCGATCCAGTTGTCTGGTCCCACCCAGGGACATCGGTGAGTCCTTGTCTTCTGTGTCTGCTTGTTAGGATTGGCTTCGGTTTTGGAGCCGACTGGGGAGAGAAGAAATGGCCAAGGTTGTAGCCGCGACAGTAAAGCTTCAGATCCCAGCGGGTAATGCGACCCCCGCCCCGCCGGTTGGTCCCGCCTTGGGGCAACATGGCGTCAACATTGTGGAATTCTGTAAGGCCTTCAACGCGAGAACTCAGGGGCAGCCCGGATTGATTATCCCGGTCGTGGTCACGATTTTCAAAGACCGTTCCTTCAGTTTCATTACGAAAACTCCGCCCGCTTCAATTCTGTTGAAGCGGGCCGCCGGCATCGCGAAGGCTTCGGGCGAACCGAACAGGGTCAAGGTCGCGCAGGTGACGAAAGAGCAGGTCAGGGAAATCGCACTGCTCAAAATGCCGGACCTCAATGCTGCAAGCCTGGAAGCCGCAATAAGGATGGTAGAAGGCACTGCCCGAAGCATGGGAATAGAAGTCTCGGGTTGAGTCCGAGACCGGGATTGAAGAGCTCTCGTTCACAAGAGGTGTGAGTCCATGAAGCTTGCGAAGAGGTACAAGGCTGCCGCCGAGTCCTTTGATAGATTGACGAGGTATTCTCTTGCCGAAGCCGTCGACATAGTGAAGAAGAACGCAACCGCGAAATTCGACGAGACGATCGAGGTTGCGGCGCGCCTGGGAGTGGACCCGCGTCATTCAGAACAGCAGGTGAGAGGAACGCTCGTGCTGCCTCACGGAATTGGAAAGAGCGTGAAGATCCTCGTCATTACGAAGGGCGAGAAAGAGAAGGAGGCCAGGGACGCCGGCGCAGATCTTGTGGGCGCGGAAGAATACGTGGCCAAGATCAGGGAAGGTTGGCTGGACGTTGACAAGATTGTTGCGACCCCGGACATGATGAGCGAGGTCGGCAAGCTCGGGAAGATCCTCGGGCCCAAAGGCCTCATGCCGAATCCGAAGAGTGGAACGGTGACCTTCGATGTTACCAAGGCCATCAAGGAACTCAAGGCGGGCAAGATAGAGTACAGGACCGACAAGGTCGGCAATATTCACGTCCCGATCGGCAAGGCCTCCTTTGATAAGGAAAAGCTCGTGGAGAACATCACGGTTTTTGTGAGGGAACTTGTGAGAACCAGGCCGGCCTCGGCGAAGGGACAGTATTTCAAGAACCTGTCCATAAGTTCAACGATGAGCCCCGGCGTCAAGCTCGACGTTCAGGCCCTACTGGCGGCAATGAAGCAGTAGGTTCGCTGAGCGCTTGGTGGATTCATCGAGCGTCGGGCGGTCTCGTCGAGCACGACGATGTTGAAAGAACGATCTTGGAAGAGCAACCGGGACACTGAGAGGAAAAGCAATGGCGACACCTGAAAAAGAACAGGCCGTAGCTCAACTCGTTGAGAAGATCAATACCGCGAAAGCCATCATAGTGACGGATTACAGCGGGATGGACGTTCTCTCCATCTCCGAACTGAGGAAGAGGTGCAGGGCAGCGTCGGTAGAGTACAAGGTCGTCAAGAATACACTGACCAAAATCGCGATCCAGCAGACCCAGTACGGTCTTCTGGCGGACAAAATCGAGGGGCCCACTGCCCTTGCTCTCAGCGTGACAGATGAGATTGCCCCCGCGAGAGTCCTCTGCGAATTTCGCAAGGATCATGAGCTTCCGAAGATAAAACTCGGCCTTGTTGAAGGAAGGATTGTGAATTCCGCGGACGTTGGAAGGCTGGCCTTTCTGCCGCCCAAGAAGGTTCTTCTCGGGCATTTCGCAGGCACTCTCAGAAGGCCGCTTTCAATGTTTTCGTTTGCCCTGACTTTCAAGCTCCGTCAGCTTGCGGTCGCTCTGGAAGAGCTGAAAAAGAAAAAGACGGAGTGAGTAGGCGGGGCAGGAATGACTTTGCAGCACGGAGGTGAAGGATGAGCGAAGCAGGAAAGGGAGTCCCAAAGAAAGTTGTGACAAAGAAAAAAGTCTTGAAGGAACAAGAGGTCTCCTCCGCTGAGGAGACCACGGGATCGCCGTCAGAGGAAGTAGCGGAGGGTACAGTCGATATGAGCAACGTTGACAAGGTGATGGATCTGCTTGAGGGAATGACAATTCTTGAGGTCGACGACCTCGTGAAGAAGCTTGAGGAGAGATTCGGCATCACGGCAGCAATGCCGGCGGCTTTTGCCGCGGGTGCTGCGCCAGGCTTGGCGCAGGCTGCGCAGGTGCCCGTTGAGGAAGAGCAGACGGAATTCGACGTAGTCCTCAACGCTGCGGGCGAGAAGAAGATTCAGGTTATCAAGGTGGTGCGCGCTATCACCGGTCTAGGTCTCAAGGAGGCCAAGGACCTGGTAGATGGTGCCCCGAAGCCCGTTAAGGAGAAGATCAACAAGAACGAGGCCCAGGACATCAAGACCAAGCTCGAAGAAGTGGGGGCTGTTGTTGAGATCAAGTAGCCGAGCTCGTTACTCCATTCAAAGAAGGGTGTGACTGTCTTGAAAGCTGATCGCTACGACGATAAGAAGAATTTCAGCAAGATCGACAAGCAGTGGAGTGTGCCGCTTCCCAACTTGCTGGACGTACAACTGCAATCGTTCAAGGCGTTCTTGCAGACTGACAAGACTCCCCAGGAAAGAGCCAATGAGGGCCTCCAGGAGGTCTTCAGCAGCGTGTTTCCGATAGCGGACACTCGAGAGATGTACTCGCTTGAGTTCGTCAGCTATGACATTGGGGAACCGAAACACAGCGTCGAAGAATGCCAGGGCCGGGACTTAACCTTTTCGGCCCCTCTCAAAGCTACCCTTCGGCTGCGCATCAGGGAGGTAGTTGACGGCGAGAAACGGGACAAAGAGATTGTCGAGCAAGAGGTCTACCTCGGCGAGCTGCCGCTCATCACTGACAAAGGCACCTTCATCATCAACGGCGCCGAGAGAGTTATCGTAAGTCAATTGCATCGTTCGCCCGGCGTTTTCTTTGACGAGCTCATACACCCAAACGGCAAGAAACTGTTTTCGGCCAGGATAATTCCTTATCGCGGTTCGTGGGTCGAGTTCAGTCTGGACGCTAACGATGTGATGTACGTTCATATCGATAGAAAGCGAAAGCTGCCCGTGACCGTCCTCCTGAGAGCCCTGAGTTTCCAGAGCGAGAAGGAAATATTGGAACTGTTCTATCCTGTTGCCGAAGAGGAAGTGCCCAGGGCGGGGACCAAGAGGTCAGAGGAGCTCTTGGGCAAGATTGCGGCTGAGGATTTCGCTGACGAGGAAACCGGCGAGGTTCTTCTCGAAGCAAACGAGCCGATTACCGAGGCCGCTCTGGCCGACGTGAGAAAAGCGAAGCTCAAGAGGGCGAAAAGAAAAATAATTAGGTACTTCGAGATACCCTACGCGGCTGAGGCCGACGTCATTCGGAATACTCTGAAGAAAGATGCCTGTAAGAGTGAAGAAGATGCTCTGGCGAGAATCTACAACTTGCTGCGGCCCGGTGATCCTCCGAGGACCGATACGGCGCGCGAGATATTGAACAGACTCTTTTTCAATCCCAGACGTTATGACCTCGCCAGAGTCGGAAGATACAAGCTGAATCAGAAGCTCGATCACGCCGCACTTCTTAGCGACAAGTTTAAGGCGCCGCCTCGCACTCGCAGCATCCTCTGCAAAGAGGACTTCATCGCGATCATAAAGTACCTGCTCAAGATGAGGGAAAGCGAGGAGAGCGGGGAGCCGATGGCCCCGGATGATATCGATCATCTGGGAAACAGAAGGGTTCGCTCCGTGGGAGAGCTCCTCGGCAACCAGTTCAACATCGGTCTGGCCCGCATGGCAAGAATAATCAGGGAGAGGATGGCACTGCAGGACGCGGAGAACGTCACGCCGTACGATCTCATAAACGCTCGGACAATCTCTGCCGTCATTCAGAGTTTCTTCGGAAGCAGCCAGCTCTCTCAGTTCATGGACCAGACCAATCCGCTCGCCGAATTGACGCACAAGAGAAGGCTGAGCGCTCTCGGTCCTGGTGGTCTAACGAGAGACAGAGCGGGTTTCGAGGTGAGGGACGTTCACTACACGCACTACGGCCGGATGTGTCCGATCGAGACGCCGGAAGGCCCGAACATAGGCCTCATCTCGTCGCTGAGCTCCTACGCGAGGGTCAACGAGTTTGGATTCCTCGAGACTCCCTACTGGAAGGTCACCTCTGGCGTCATCGAGCGAAGCAAGATCCACTATCTTTCTGCCGACGAAGAGGACAAGTACAAGATCGCACAGGCCAACACCCCCGTGGGGAGCGACGGCAAGCTTCAGGGCGACCAAATTCAGGTCAGATACAAGGGTGAGTTCCCGGTCGTCGCTCGCAGCGAAGTTGACTACATGGATATTTCTCCCATCCAGCTCGTCAGTCCTGCTGCGGCCCTGATCCCGTTCCTGGAGCACGACGACGCCAACAGAGCCCTCATGGGATCCAACATGCAGAGGCAAGCCGTGCCGTTGCTCAAGACGGAGACGTCACTCGTGCTGACCGGCCTGGAAGGGAAGGTGGCGGAGGATTCTGGCGCTCTCATTTTTGCGAAGCGCGCCGGAGCAATCGAAAGCGTGTCCGCCGACACCATCATAGTTAGACCCGAATCGGATGAAGGTGAGACCATAGAGTTCGACGAATTCGGTGGTCTCGACGTTTACAGACTTACCAAGTTCAGACGCTCAAACCAGGACACGTGCATAAATCAGAGACCGCTCGTGAAAGAAGGCGAGAAGGTCAGGGCCGGCCGGGTCATAGCCGACGGGCCTGCCACCAAAGATGGAGAACTTGCCCTGGGCGCAGACGTGCTCGTCGCTTTCATGCCCTGGGGCGGCTACAACTTTGAAGACGCCATTCTTGTGAGCGAGAAGCTCGTGAAGGAGGACCGCTTTACTTCGATACACATTGAGGAGTTCGAGCTTCAGGTCCGTGATACAAAGAGGGGAACGGAAGAGATTACTCGTGAGATTCCAAACGTCAGCGAGGAAGCCGTCAAGGATCTGGACGAAGACGGAATCGTAAGAATAGGCGCCCACGTTAGGGCGGGGGACATCCTCGTCGGCAAGGTGACTCCGAAGGGTGAGACGGACCTGACGCCGGAAGAGAGGCTTCTCAGGGCCATATTCGGCGAGAAGGCAGGCGACGTGCGCGACGCTTCCCTCAAGGCGCCTCCAGGCATGGACGGCATCGTGATCGACATAAAGGTCTTCTCCAGGAAAGAGAAGGACGAGGTCACGAAGAAGCAAGAAAAGAAAGAGTCTGATCGTCTGAAGAGAATGGTTCGGAAGGAAAAGGACAGAATCTTTGAAATCCGCGACGCCCAGCTTTCCAAGATTCTTGCGGGAAAAACGATCCAGCAGATTCGTAGGGAGAGTAACGGCAAGATAATGTTCCGAGGCGGGAAGAAGTTCACGGGCAACGTCCTTTCCAAGATCGAGCTCACAGACATTCCCTGGAATTCTCAGATTACCAAAGATCACGAGACGAACGGAAGATTCTGGCAGGTCATGGCTGCTGCCGAAAAGGCACTCGAGAACATCGACAAGCAATTGGCAAAGGACTTGGAGAGGTTGTCGAGGGGTGATGAGCTTGCACCCGGTGTCGTAAAGCTAGTGAAGGTTTACGTGTCCAGAAGGCGCAAGCTGTCCGTGGGCGACAAGATTGCCGGGCGGCATGGTAACAAGGGAGTTGTCGCAAAGATTCTTGCCGAGGAAGACTTGCCTTACCTTCCCGACGGGACTCCCGTAGAAATGGTGCTGAATCCTCTGGGTGTTCCTTCCAGAATGAACCTGGGTCAGATACTTGAAACACATCTTGGCCTGGCCGCCAAGGCCCTCGGTTTCAGAGCCGTGACCCCCGTTTTTGGAGGCGCAACGGTTGAAGAGATCAAGCAATTGCTTGGGGAGGCCGGTCTCTCCGAGGATGGGAGAACGGCTCTCTATGACGGAAGAACGGGCCAAGTGTTCGATCAACCTGTGACAGTCGGCCACATCTACATGATGAAACTCTCACATCTCGTCGACGACAAGATACACGCTCGCTCCATCGGTCCGTATTCCCTGGTTACCCAGCAGCCTTTGGGCGGCAAGGCCCAGTTCGGCGGCCAGAGATTCGGTGAGATGGAGGTGTGGGCTCTTGAAGCCTTCGGAGCCGCTTACACGCTTCAGGAGCTTCTAACGGTGAAGTCGGACGACGTCTCCGGAAGATCAAAGATTTACGAAGCAATTGTGAAGGGAGAAAACCCACCTGAGCCTGGCGTTCCTGAATCTTTCAACGTGCTTGTGAAGGAACTCCAGAGTCTCTGTTTGGACGTGCAATTCGAGGAAGGCGACAGAGAGTGAGTTTGAGACAGGCACTCTAGTGGGCCTTGTTTCGAAGGGAGAGAGAGAAGATGCAGGACATGATTCGTTCCGAGGGGCTTTTGGGAGGACGGATGACTCTCACAAAGACGGACGATCGTGAGGCCAGAAGACGTTTTAGTTTCAACTCGATTCGGCTTCAGCTTGCTTCTCCTGAGGTTATGCGAAGCTGGTCACACGGGGAAGTGACCAAGCCCGAGACAATCAACTACAGGTCGTTCAAACCCGAGAAGGACGGACTCTTCTGCGAGAAGATATTCGGGCCGGTAAAGGACTGGGAGTGCAACTGCGGAAAATACAAGCGAATTCGTTACAGGGGAGTCGTCTGCGACAGATGCGGTGTTGAGGTGACGTTGGCAAAGGTGCGCCGTGAGAGACTCGGTCACATTGACCTCGCAGTGCCGGTGGCTCACATCTGGTTCTTCAAGAGCGTTCCCAGCAGGATAGGCCATCTCTTGGACATGGGCATCAAGGAGTTGGAAAGGGTTCTCTACTACGAGTCCTACGTTGTCCTTGACCCGGGCGATACCAACCTCAAGAAGAAAGAACTCATAACGGAAGAGCAGTACAACGAGCTTGTTGATGAAGGAAAGCAGTTCGTGGCCAGAATGGGTGGGGAAGCTATCAGGGGGCTCCTCGCCGAGATAGACCTCAACGAATATTCTGCCGAACTTCGCCTCCAGGCCAAGGTTGAGACGAGCGCGCAGAGAAAGAAAGAGACTTTGAAGCGGCTGAGGATCGTGGAGGCCTTCAGGCAGAGCGGCAACAGGCCCGAGTGGATGATACTCACGGCCATTCCTGTTCTGCCTCCAGATTTGAGACCTCTGGTCCCGCTCGAAGGAGGCCGTTTTGCCACGAGCGATCTCAACGACCTTTACCGAAGGGTCATAAACAGAAACAACAGGCTCAAGAAACTCGTAGAGATAAAGGCTCCCGAGGTGATTTTGCGCAACGAGAAGAGGATGCTTCAGGAAGCCGTAGACGCGCTATTCGACAACGGAAGAAGGTCCCGCGCCGTTCGGGGTCAGGGCAATCGTCCCCTCAAGTCTTTGAGCGACATGCTGAAGGGAAAGCAGGGCAGGTTCAGACAGAATCTGCTTGGCAAGAGGGTGGATTACTCGGGCCGTTCGGTGATCGTTGTGGGCCCGGAACTGAAGCTTCACGAATGCGGACTTCCCAAGACGATGGCCTTGGAGCTGTTCAAGCCTTTCATCATAAGGAAGCTGGAAGATAGAGGTCTTGTCCAGACGGTCAAGAGTGCGAAGAGACTCGTTGAGAGAGAAAGGCCTGAGGTTTGGGACATACTGGGGGAGATAATCGAGGGACATCCCGTTCTTCTCAACAGAGCGCCCACCCTTCATAGACTAGGAATCCAGGCTTTCCAGCCCGTGCTGGTTGAAGGGAAGGCCATCAAGATACACCCGCTGGTTTGCGCGGCGTTCAACGCCGACTTTGACGGCGACCAAATGGCCGTTCACGTTCCTCTCTCCTACGAAGCGCAGATCGAAACGCTTTTGCTCATGATGGCGCCTCACAACATCCTGCTACCGGCAAACGGCAGGCCGGTTGCCACGCCGAGCCAGGACATTGTGCTCGGGTGTCATTACCTGACCAAGGAGAGATCGGGCGCAAAGGGCGAGGGCAAGCTCCTTTCCGGTCCGGACGAAGTTAGAGCGGCCTTTGAGGAAGGAGCCATCTCGCTTCACGCCAAGATCAAGGTGAGGCTGAACGGCGAAACAATCGAAACTTCCGCCGGTCGCGTGTTCTTCAACGAAATCATGCCCCCGGGTCTTGGTTATTCCAACATTCTGCTCGACAAAAAGGCTCTGGAGAATCTGGTCTCCACCTGTTACCGGAAGCTGGGCCCGACCGCTACCGCGAAGTTCCTCGACGACTTGAAGGAACTCGGGTTCGAACAGGGTACGAGAGCCGGTATCACCGTCTCGATCGACGACATTCTCATACCGCCTGCGAAACCGCAGATTATTGCACAGGCAATGAAAGCGATAGAAGAGCTTCGCAAGTCCTATCTGAAGAATGCCATCACGGACGGCGAGCGCTACAACAAGGTGATCGACACCTGGACCCATGCCACGACTGAGGTAGAGAAGGAAACTTACAGCAACCTGAAGGCCGACAGACAGGGGTTCAATCCCATCTTCATGATGGCCGAGTCCGGTTCAAGGGGTAGCAGGGAACAGATAAGGCAGCTTGCGGGCATGAGAGGCCTCATGGCTAAGCCGCAGAAGAAAATCACCGGAGGCTTTGGCGAGATTATTGAATCACCGGTGTTGCGAAACTTCAGAGAGGGACTCACAGTGTTGGAGTACTTCATCTCCACGCACGGCGCGAGAAAGGGACTGGCCGACACGGCGCTCAAGACTGCGGACGCCGGCTATCTCACGAGGCGTCTCGTGGACGTGGCTCAGGACGTTATAGTGACGCAGGAAGACTGCGGAACCATTCTCGGCCTCGAGGTTGGCACTCTGAAGGAAGGCGAAGAGATAATAGAATCGCTCAGCGACAGAGTGGTGGGGAGGGTTGCGGCAGAAGACGTGGTCGATCCGATTGCCGGAGAGGTGCTTGTTGAGGCAGGCGAGGAGATCGTCGAGGAAGCGGCGCGGCAGATGGAGGATAGCGGAATAGAAAGAACGTGGATCAGATCCGTGCTCACCTGCGAAGCGAAGCGTGGCGTGTGCGCCAAATGCTATGGCCGAAACCTCGCGAGTGGCAGGATGGTGGACGTCGGCGAAGCCGTCGGTGTCATTGCCGCCCAGAGCATTGGTGAGCCCGGCACCCAGCTTACGCTCCGAACATTCCACATCGGAGGGACCGCCAGCAGGATCGTGGAGCAGTCCATCATAAAAGCCAAGTCAGACGGAGCCGTGAGGTTCAAGCACGTCGAGACGGTGCGCGGCAAACCGGACGGTCGTCTCGTGGTCGTGGGTCGTAAAGGCGAGATCGAGGTAATTGACAAGGAGAAGCACGTCCGTCACAAGTTCAATCCGCCTTACGGTGCCAAGCTCTTCGTTGAGGACGGTGCCGAGGTGACGAAAACCGACGACCTCTTCGAATGGGACACTTACAACACGCCCGTCCTGGCCGAAAAGAGCGGCAAGGTTTCGTTCGTCGACATCGTTGACAAGTTCACCTTGAGAGACGAGTGGGACGAAAACACCGGCCAGAGACATAGAGTCGTAACCGACGACAACGAAAAAATCAGGCAACCGAGGCTGGAGGTTCTTGATTCCAAAGACAAGAGAATCGCGTCGTACCTGATTCCAACCGGCGCAAGGCTCCTGGTGCGGAACGGTCAGAAGGTGGAGGCCGGAGAGGTGCTCGTGAAGATTCCTCGCGACATTACGAAGACGCGCGACATCACCGGCGGCCTCCCGAGAGTTTCCGAACTCTTCGAAGCCAGGAAACCCAAGGACCAGGCCACCGTGACGGAGATCGACGGCAAGATTGAGTTTGGCGCGGTGAGTCGTGGAATGAGAAAGCTCACGGTAAGGAACGAGAACGGCGAAGAGAGGGAATACCTTGTCCCTGCCGGAAAGCACATGCACGTGAGGGACGGCGACCTCGTGAAGGCCGGCGACCGGCTTACCGAAGGTCCGACCAATCCGCACGACATCTTGAAGATAAAGGGAATCAAAGAAGTGCAGGAGCACCTTGTGGACGACATTCAGGAAGTCTACAGACTCCAGGGTGTGCGTATCGACGACAAGCACATCGAAGTGATAGTGAGACAGATGCTCCAGAAAGTGCGCATCGAGGATCCCGGCGACACAAACTTCCTTGAAGGAGAACAGGTTGACAAGGTGCAGCTCAGGGAGGAACAGGAGCGCGTGGAGGCCGAAGGCGGCAACCGCGCCACATTCCAGCCCCTGCTTCTGGGCATAACAAAAGCCTCGCTCAGCACACAGAGTTGGATCTCGGCCGCCTCTTTCCAAGAGACGACGAGAGTCCTTACCGAAGCCTCGATCCAAGGGACCAGGGATTATCTGAGGGGCCTCAAGGAGAACGTCATTATCGGCCATCTGATACCTGCCGGTACGGGGTTGTCGAGGTACAGAAGTCTCAAGGTGGAGGAAGAGGCACCGGAAGCTGAAGAAGCGGACAAAGAAGTTGGTGAGGTTCAGTCTGCGTAGTGGACGCAGCGGACCCAATGAGAATCCGATGGATGGTAGCGTAAATGGTAATGACAGCATCGCGACGGCCCAGAAAAGGCTTCAGAGAACCGGAGGTTTGATTTGCCGACCCTGAATCAGCTTTTGAGATTTGGAAGGACGGACGTAGGCAGGAAATCTTCTGCACCCGCTCTCAGGGGTTGTCCCCAGAAGCGGGGCGTGTGCACGCGAGTATATACTTCAACTCCCAAGAAGCCGAACTCCGCGCTGCGAAAAGTGGCAAGGGTAAGGTTGACCAACGGGATTGAAGTTACCTGTTACATCCCGGGCGAAGGGCACAACCTGCAAGAGCATTCGATTGTGCTCATCAGGGGTGGCAGGGTCAAGGATCTGCCGGGCGTTCGATATCACATTATCCGCGGAGCGCTTGATACGAGCGGTGTCGAGGGACGGACCCAGAGCAGGTCGAAGTACGGCACGAAGAAGAAGAAGGCAGCAGTCTAGTCTTGGAGCCGCCTCTGTCGGGAAACTGGAGGAAGTAGATGCCGAGAAAAAAGGTAATTGAGCGGAGGGAGTTGCCGCCCGACCCGCAATACGGCAGCGTGCTCGTCGCGCGATTCGTCAACGCTCTCATGAGTGAGGGAAAAAAGAGCACTGCCGAGAGGATTTTCAACGAGGCAATGAAGCTAATCGAAAAGAAGACCGGACAGGACGGACTGAGTCTCACCAAGACCGCCCTCAACAACGTGAAACCCGTTCTAGAAGTGAAGTCGAGACGTGTTGGTGGTGCGACTTATCAAGTTCCAGTCGAGGTCAGGCCGGAACGGCGCACGGCTCTTGGTATACGCTGGCTGATCGCGTTTGCCACCGCGAGGCCGGATCACACAATGCAGGAGCGACTTGCCGGCGAGATTATCGCCGCGTCCAAGAACGAAGGCGGAGCGATCAAGAAGAGGGAAGATACTCACAAGATGG
The Candidatus Eisenbacteria bacterium genome window above contains:
- the rpoC gene encoding DNA-directed RNA polymerase subunit beta' — translated: MTLTKTDDREARRRFSFNSIRLQLASPEVMRSWSHGEVTKPETINYRSFKPEKDGLFCEKIFGPVKDWECNCGKYKRIRYRGVVCDRCGVEVTLAKVRRERLGHIDLAVPVAHIWFFKSVPSRIGHLLDMGIKELERVLYYESYVVLDPGDTNLKKKELITEEQYNELVDEGKQFVARMGGEAIRGLLAEIDLNEYSAELRLQAKVETSAQRKKETLKRLRIVEAFRQSGNRPEWMILTAIPVLPPDLRPLVPLEGGRFATSDLNDLYRRVINRNNRLKKLVEIKAPEVILRNEKRMLQEAVDALFDNGRRSRAVRGQGNRPLKSLSDMLKGKQGRFRQNLLGKRVDYSGRSVIVVGPELKLHECGLPKTMALELFKPFIIRKLEDRGLVQTVKSAKRLVERERPEVWDILGEIIEGHPVLLNRAPTLHRLGIQAFQPVLVEGKAIKIHPLVCAAFNADFDGDQMAVHVPLSYEAQIETLLLMMAPHNILLPANGRPVATPSQDIVLGCHYLTKERSGAKGEGKLLSGPDEVRAAFEEGAISLHAKIKVRLNGETIETSAGRVFFNEIMPPGLGYSNILLDKKALENLVSTCYRKLGPTATAKFLDDLKELGFEQGTRAGITVSIDDILIPPAKPQIIAQAMKAIEELRKSYLKNAITDGERYNKVIDTWTHATTEVEKETYSNLKADRQGFNPIFMMAESGSRGSREQIRQLAGMRGLMAKPQKKITGGFGEIIESPVLRNFREGLTVLEYFISTHGARKGLADTALKTADAGYLTRRLVDVAQDVIVTQEDCGTILGLEVGTLKEGEEIIESLSDRVVGRVAAEDVVDPIAGEVLVEAGEEIVEEAARQMEDSGIERTWIRSVLTCEAKRGVCAKCYGRNLASGRMVDVGEAVGVIAAQSIGEPGTQLTLRTFHIGGTASRIVEQSIIKAKSDGAVRFKHVETVRGKPDGRLVVVGRKGEIEVIDKEKHVRHKFNPPYGAKLFVEDGAEVTKTDDLFEWDTYNTPVLAEKSGKVSFVDIVDKFTLRDEWDENTGQRHRVVTDDNEKIRQPRLEVLDSKDKRIASYLIPTGARLLVRNGQKVEAGEVLVKIPRDITKTRDITGGLPRVSELFEARKPKDQATVTEIDGKIEFGAVSRGMRKLTVRNENGEEREYLVPAGKHMHVRDGDLVKAGDRLTEGPTNPHDILKIKGIKEVQEHLVDDIQEVYRLQGVRIDDKHIEVIVRQMLQKVRIEDPGDTNFLEGEQVDKVQLREEQERVEAEGGNRATFQPLLLGITKASLSTQSWISAASFQETTRVLTEASIQGTRDYLRGLKENVIIGHLIPAGTGLSRYRSLKVEEEAPEAEEADKEVGEVQSA
- the rpsL gene encoding 30S ribosomal protein S12, whose amino-acid sequence is MPTLNQLLRFGRTDVGRKSSAPALRGCPQKRGVCTRVYTSTPKKPNSALRKVARVRLTNGIEVTCYIPGEGHNLQEHSIVLIRGGRVKDLPGVRYHIIRGALDTSGVEGRTQSRSKYGTKKKKAAV
- the rpsG gene encoding 30S ribosomal protein S7 — its product is MPRKKVIERRELPPDPQYGSVLVARFVNALMSEGKKSTAERIFNEAMKLIEKKTGQDGLSLTKTALNNVKPVLEVKSRRVGGATYQVPVEVRPERRTALGIRWLIAFATARPDHTMQERLAGEIIAASKNEGGAIKKREDTHKMAEANKAFAHYRW